The sequence TGCCAGGTGAAATGGAGGGAACAGAAGGTGGCCAGAGGTCCCAGCATCATAAGGGGACCCAGGCCGAGCTGGGTATTGGGGTAGCATGATTGACACCAGGTGAGGGGACTAGGTGAGGTACCAGGGTACAGGCCAGCAGCTATATCCCCCAACTGTCTTGGGGACCCAATGCCCTATGACAAGGGCAGTGACAAGATGAGGAGGTTAGGCACTAGTGCTTGCTGGGCTCCTCGTTGCTACCTCCTCCCCTGGTGATGAAATGCGTGGATCTCCCTAGAGGGAGAAGCAATTTTTGTCCCTATACTTGGAGGCCCCTACTGCTGGAGAACAGAATCCTGGGGAGAGGTCCTGTTCGCACTCTCAAAATTCCATGCCTTAAAATTGGATGGCTCCCTTTTCCATGTCCTTTGTACCCTGGGATTGCAGGACGTGTGCAAGCACAGTCCACGTGATGAGATTGGTTGAGCCTTGCTTCTCCTTGCTTCTCCTCCTCCAGATTCGGGAGCTGGTCCCTGAGTCCCAGGCTTACATGGACCTTCTAGCGTTTGAGAGAAAACTGGATCAAACCATCATGCGGAAGCGGGTGGATATCCAGGAGGCTCTGAAGAGGCCCATGAAGGTGCCTTAGTTTGGGGGTAGGAAGAGGGCTCCAAGTCCCGTGCCCAGGATGGGGGAGCAGGGTGGCCTGGTGTGGGAGCACACAGCATTTGCTCTGTGCTACGCTCTATTTCTACAGCAAAAGCGGAAGCTGCGTCTTTATATCTCCAATACTTTTAACCCTGCGAAGCCCGATGCAGAGGATTCTGATGGCAGCATTGCCTCCTGGGAGCTGCGGGTGGAGGGGAAGCTCCTGGATGATGTACGTCCTGGCCCAGGTCTCTCCAGGTGTCCTGGGGTGGGTATGGGCTGAGCTGAGAACGGAACTAGATGTTTGCACCAGGGACTAGGGGGTCAGCCCTGGCTGGGGTGGGCGGGCCTGGAGAGACATCTGGGTGTAGAGGACTGACTGCATCTAACCATTCTGCCCTGCCCGCTGCCAACTCAGCCCCATTCTGCCCTGCCCCCACGGTCCCTGTTCCTCTTCCACAGCCCAGCAAGCAGAAGCGGAAGTTCTCTTCCTTCTTCAAGAGTTTGGTCATTGAGCTGGACAAAGACCTTTATGGCCCTGACAACCATCTTGTTGAGGTAAGACTCAGATCCCTTCTGCCCTTGAATCACCATCTTCCCACAGGCCCACGTCCCTGAAGAATCTGCACAGATTTGGATCAGGGACCACCCTAGAGTCCTAGATGGGCCTACAGGGTGACCCAGCTCTTCTCCCCTGGACAGTGGCATCGGACACCCACAACCCAGGAGACAGATGGCTTCCAGGTGAAGAGGCCGGGGGACCTGAGTGTGCGCTGCACCCTGCTCCTCATGCTGGACTACCAGGTCTGTGCCTGCCCCCCACCCTGCAGACACCACACAAGGCCATCGAAGCAGGCCCAGGTCCCAAAGCTGTGCATCCTGAGAGACCCCCTTCTCCTTCCTACCCCATCCTTCCCCAGGAGCATGTTTCCAAGGAACCCAATTACcccatctccccccccccccccccagttcccAGCTACCTGGCCCTGagctctttcccttccctcccttttaTCTAATTCTCATGGTCACCTTTTCCCAGCCTCCCCAGTTCAAACTGGACCCCCGCCTGGCCCGGCTGCTTGGGTTGCATACACAGAGCCGCTCAGCCATCGTCCAGGCCCTGTGGCAGTACGTGAAGACCAACaggctgcaggattcccatgaCAAGGAATACATCAATGGGGACAAGTATTTCCAGCAGGTAACATCTCCTGAACCCAGAGATCTGGGGAACAGGCAGAGTTCTCCAGCAGGGGAAGTACCTCTCCTAAGGTAACTACCACCCCTCCCTTCCAGATTCCTGAGTTATCAGAAATGGTACACAGTCAGGGTCTCAGAGCCGAGAGACCATGGTTCTGCTCCAGGCTCTACCATGGATTAGCTTGGTGCTACAGCCAATCCATTTTAGCCTCCCTAAGTTAGGAACATCTGGAACCCTACAAGGCCAACTGCTTTCTGGAATGTAAGATTCTTGGCACTTGGAGTTAGAATCCCTGGGTTCTACTCCTGGGTCTAGACTTTGGGTAAGTTACTCAGCTATTCTGAGCCTTGTTCCTTAACTTTGAAACGGAATGATGATAACGCTTCCACCTCATCTATGGGGCAGTTAGGAAAATCAAATGGTGTGGAAGTAATGTGGCAAAATTCTACCAAAGTAGAGAATGTTATCATTAATGCATCTTAAAATAAACACAGCAGAAAAACCTGAGGAGCAAAAATAGCagttgatatttattgagcacttaccatgtgccgggcactgttccaagcactttatatgtattaattcaCTGAATTCTCATGACAACCCTGTgagatatatattattattatccccattctaggGATGAAATCACTGAGGCCTGAggtgttaagtaacttgctcaactTACTATTAAGTGGTGGAGGCAGGACTGATAGCCAGGCAGGCAGACCCAGGGCATGCGTGCTCAACCACTGCCCTCCACTGAGCCCCCTGCCTGTTCAGCCATGCCAGTGACTCTACCAGCCCACACCAATGAGCACTGAGGAATCAGACTTGCTCTCAGCTTCTCGTGGCCTTTCCAGAACGGAAGAATCTAAAACTGTAGTTACGATCTCTTCAAGCACAGAAGAGTGATCTCTTTCCCCAACTGTCCTGCTTCAGATTTTTGATTGTCCGCGACTGAAGTTTTCTGAGATTCCCCAGCGCCTCACAGCCCTGCTATTACCTCCTGACCCGATTGTCATCAACCACGTCATCAGGTGAGGTGGCTCCAGCTTGCTCCTCATTCCTGCCTTCTTTGCCCTCCATCTCTTCCCATGcccatctcccctccctccctgttGGATCTGCCCCAGCCCTGGGGCCCTTGGCTTCTGTGGGGCCATCATGGACACCAAGGGCTGGACTTCCTTGGCAGCGTGGACCCATCAGACCAGAAGAAGACGGCGTGCTACGACATTGACGTGGAGGTAGAGGAGCCATTGAAGGGGCAGATGAGCAGCTTCCTCCTGTCCACGGCCAACCAGCAGGAGATCAGTGCTCTGGACAGTAAGGTGGGGCCCAAGCCCAGAGCTGGAGTGGGACATTAAGCCAGAGATGACAGAGGAGACTTAGAACAGACCAGAGCGAGGGCCTATGGGGAGATAAGAGGAACTCCATGCTGCTTGGAGTTCAACCTCATCCCAAGTTCGGTTCTGCCCATCCCCTCCTTCCCTGGGACCTTAGAGGGACTGCCCTTCAAAGGAGAAGTAGCCCCTCCTCCCTCCactgccctccctcctctctcacatCGGCACGGCCAGGTGGAAAGTGTCTGTCTTTCTACCTGTAGATCCATGAGACGATTGAGTCCATAAACCAGCTCAAGATCCAGAGGGACTTCATGCTAAGCTTCTCCAGAGACCCCAAAGGCTATGTCCAAGACCTGCTCCGCTCCCAGAGCCGGGATCTCAAGGTGCAGAGGGAGACTCGGGGAGtactggagtggaagacaagcaCATGGGGAGAGACAGTAAACATCATACACCAGGGGCAGGTGAGGGGCTCATGCCTCACGGCTCAGGGCTGACCTCATGCTCCCTCCCAGGTGATGACAGATGTAGCTGGCAACCCTGAAGAAGAGCGCCGGGCTGAGTTCTACCACCAGCCCTGGTCGCAGGAAGCCGTCAGCCGCTACTTCTACTGCAAGGTATGGTGGGGTCCCTGCCTTGAggcttcctcttcctccactcCAAGAGCACCTCCCTTCTCAGCTTGTCTATGGTGGCCTCGCTGCTCCCCACAGTGAAACATCACCACGCCACCTCACCATGCAGtggccctccctgctcccagaTGCTTTTCCAGGGCAGGGGTGTCAGAGGGTGGGTTGTCCTTATCACTCACCAGGAACACTGTCACCCTGCTCCTGCTCTCACTTCCTCTAAAGATCCAACAGCGCAGGCAAGAGCTGGAGCAGTCGCTGGTTGTGCGCAACACCTAGGAGCCCCATGAGCGAGCACCACTACGGACCTTCCAGCCACGCCCTGTGCCCCCAGTGCTCTGCCCTGGGTGCTGGCATCACTCCCCTGCCAccttgtggggggagggggctggattAAAGGTCATTGTCTGACAACAGCCGTGTGGTCATTGGAAActgtggaggagagaggaaagaggagggagaagggagggggaggcagtAGACAAATCCCCACACCCCTCCCTTGGATTCTTCTCCTTACTCCATTTTCCTAAAAACAATTTGGCAGAAGACacttttaataacattttcttattaaaaaaaatacagcgACGAGCCCTCCATCTGTCCACCAGCTTGCCCTGCCATCCCAGGGCTAAGGCAGACAAGACAAGTGCAAGGAGCTGGGCCTCAGGGCGCTAGGTGCTGTTGGCCTGCTCCTGCTCAAACAGTGCCATGGCCAGCTGGGCGCGGCCCCCCAGCCCCTCCAGGTTGCTAAGGCGGCAGCGGTGGTAGAGTTCCTCGCTGAGCCGTGGGCTGCAGTCCCGCAGGGCGAACTTCTGCACCAGCCCTGGCTCTACGGCCCGAAAGAGGTGGAGCCCTGAGAACCGGAGGAAAACATCCATCACCTCCAGCCCCTCCAgggcttcctcctcttcctggcCTGCCAGTTCACCAGCCAGCCGGGCTCGGGCCGCCAGGTAGTCAGCATTGTAGAAGCAGCCCTCTGCAGAAGCCTGCCGGTCAAATCTGCCCCCTACAGTAGCCCCCCGGGAAGGGTCAGCACCAGGAGGGGACGGGGGGTCAGGGCCAGCCCCTGGGGGTGACCTTTGTGGTGACAAGGCAGGGTTGAACTCCTGGAAATGGACTGGAAAGAAGGCCTGCCAGCCGGAGATGGCATTCATGCGGCAGCGGTTGAGGACTTCTGGCCCGGGCCTTGTCCACACGGTGGTAAGGAAGAAGAGAGTGTCCACGGGGTGCTTCTTAGAGATCACGTCCATGAGTCGCACCTGGGAAGGGGCCTCCGCTCGCACAGCGAGCCAGGCCAGCCTTGTTCCAGGGTACCGCCGCTCTAACTCAGCTGCCGCAACCTTCACTCCAAGAAATGGGTCCAGGGCCCCGCGGCCACCTTCCCGTGGCCCATAGACCAGTAAAAGGGTGAGCAACGCATGTTCTCGTGGCTCCAGAACACTGGCTGCAAAGGCCTCCAGGAAAGCTGGGGCCGCAGCAGCTTCAGCCACCGGAAGCGGCAGGACCAGCTGTACTCGGGTGGCCTCAGTGACGTAGGGCATAGGTAGGATTTCCACCCGGCTCAGTGGCCGCAGCAGGCTGACTCTGCGGGCCAGGGCCCGCCGGTGCCCACGCTGAGTCACTGCTTCCAGCAACAAGTCCAGGGTGTACTCCATGCCCCGCGCTGGATCGAACCGCCGGTAGCCATTGAGCAGCCGCTGCTTCTGGAAGCGCAGACGGGGCTGGTAGCGCTGATTGAGCTGCTCCAGAGCAGTCTCCACGGCGTCACCTATATCCGCCCTGCTAGCCCCCTGCAGTGGGCACTTGGGAGCCCCATCTGCACAGGAGAAGGTATGCTGCTCTGTGAAGTAGTCCCAGCCCAGCACCTCAAAGCGAGAGTGTGGGGTAAAAGGAGCTGGGAGCCCAATGGGCCAGCTCAGGCCTGCCTCCCCCTCCGGAGTCAGCACCGTCAGGTTCCGGATCTGAGCCTAGGTTGGAGGGAACACACCTTACATTAGTGCCAGCTCTAGGATCCTACCCAGCTCCTGCTGCCCAGCTCTGAGATTCAAGCAGCTGAACTCTGTCACCACCTAGCAAGGGGCCCCATGGCCAAAAATTCAACCCCTGGTACATTATATTCTTCACTTGTAAACTGCAGAAGCAACATGACTCATCCCCACCTTAAATAAGTGCTGTGAGAAGGTGGAAAAGGTACTTTTGCCCAGGTAAAAGTAATATAAAGCTCGAATACCCAAAGGACTCATATCATCTTCATAATCAGACTCGTTTTAGTCTATACTCCACCTCTGATGCCCCCCCACATTCTGCTAGAAAGTTCTTCTACCTCCTACCCTTGAGCTTTTTTAGGACAATTCTTGATGTTCAGGAATTTCTGGGGGTTTGCC comes from Cynocephalus volans isolate mCynVol1 chromosome 6, mCynVol1.pri, whole genome shotgun sequence and encodes:
- the SMARCD3 gene encoding SWI/SNF-related matrix-associated actin-dependent regulator of chromatin subfamily D member 3 isoform X2; protein product: MAADEVAGGARKATKSKLFEFLVHGVRPGMPSGARMPHQGAPMGPPGSPYMGSPAVRPGLAPAGMEPARKRAAPPPGQSQAQSQGQPVPTAPARSRSAKRRKMADKILPQRIRELVPESQAYMDLLAFERKLDQTIMRKRVDIQEALKRPMKQKRKLRLYISNTFNPAKPDAEDSDGSIASWELRVEGKLLDDPSKQKRKFSSFFKSLVIELDKDLYGPDNHLVEWHRTPTTQETDGFQVKRPGDLSVRCTLLLMLDYQPPQFKLDPRLARLLGLHTQSRSAIVQALWQYVKTNRLQDSHDKEYINGDKYFQQIFDCPRLKFSEIPQRLTALLLPPDPIVINHVISVDPSDQKKTACYDIDVEVEEPLKGQMSSFLLSTANQQEISALDSKIHETIESINQLKIQRDFMLSFSRDPKGYVQDLLRSQSRDLKVMTDVAGNPEEERRAEFYHQPWSQEAVSRYFYCKIQQRRQELEQSLVVRNT
- the SMARCD3 gene encoding SWI/SNF-related matrix-associated actin-dependent regulator of chromatin subfamily D member 3 isoform X1, yielding MCCLCRDELRDLGEVAFLLEPQLPPLSSGDERTCSVGLAGERVDGNSLRKRPGMPSGARMPHQGAPMGPPGSPYMGSPAVRPGLAPAGMEPARKRAAPPPGQSQAQSQGQPVPTAPARSRSAKRRKMADKILPQRIRELVPESQAYMDLLAFERKLDQTIMRKRVDIQEALKRPMKQKRKLRLYISNTFNPAKPDAEDSDGSIASWELRVEGKLLDDPSKQKRKFSSFFKSLVIELDKDLYGPDNHLVEWHRTPTTQETDGFQVKRPGDLSVRCTLLLMLDYQPPQFKLDPRLARLLGLHTQSRSAIVQALWQYVKTNRLQDSHDKEYINGDKYFQQIFDCPRLKFSEIPQRLTALLLPPDPIVINHVISVDPSDQKKTACYDIDVEVEEPLKGQMSSFLLSTANQQEISALDSKIHETIESINQLKIQRDFMLSFSRDPKGYVQDLLRSQSRDLKVMTDVAGNPEEERRAEFYHQPWSQEAVSRYFYCKIQQRRQELEQSLVVRNT
- the CHPF2 gene encoding chondroitin sulfate glucuronyltransferase, whose product is MSGPTTMRLSSLLALLRPVLPLILGLSLGCSLSLLRVSWIQGEGEDPCVEAVGEAGGPQNPDSRTRLDQSDEDFKPRIVPYYRDPNKPYKKVLRTRYIQTELGSRERLLVAVLTSRATLSTLAVAVNRTVAHHFPRLLYFTGQRGARAPAGMQVVSHGDERPAWLMSETLRHLHTHFGADYDWFFIMQDDTYVQAPRLAALAGHLSINQDLYLGRAEEFIGSGEQARYCHGGFGYLLSRSLLLRLRPHLDGCRGDILSARPDEWLGRCLIDSLGIGCVSQHQGQQYRSFELAKNWDPEKEGSSAFLSAFAVHPVTEGTLMYRLHKRFSALELERAYSEIEQLQAQIRNLTVLTPEGEAGLSWPIGLPAPFTPHSRFEVLGWDYFTEQHTFSCADGAPKCPLQGASRADIGDAVETALEQLNQRYQPRLRFQKQRLLNGYRRFDPARGMEYTLDLLLEAVTQRGHRRALARRVSLLRPLSRVEILPMPYVTEATRVQLVLPLPVAEAAAAPAFLEAFAASVLEPREHALLTLLLVYGPREGGRGALDPFLGVKVAAAELERRYPGTRLAWLAVRAEAPSQVRLMDVISKKHPVDTLFFLTTVWTRPGPEVLNRCRMNAISGWQAFFPVHFQEFNPALSPQRSPPGAGPDPPSPPGADPSRGATVGGRFDRQASAEGCFYNADYLAARARLAGELAGQEEEEALEGLEVMDVFLRFSGLHLFRAVEPGLVQKFALRDCSPRLSEELYHRCRLSNLEGLGGRAQLAMALFEQEQANST
- the SMARCD3 gene encoding SWI/SNF-related matrix-associated actin-dependent regulator of chromatin subfamily D member 3 isoform X3; this encodes MPSGARMPHQGAPMGPPGSPYMGSPAVRPGLAPAGMEPARKRAAPPPGQSQAQSQGQPVPTAPARSRSAKRRKMADKILPQRIRELVPESQAYMDLLAFERKLDQTIMRKRVDIQEALKRPMKQKRKLRLYISNTFNPAKPDAEDSDGSIASWELRVEGKLLDDPSKQKRKFSSFFKSLVIELDKDLYGPDNHLVEWHRTPTTQETDGFQVKRPGDLSVRCTLLLMLDYQPPQFKLDPRLARLLGLHTQSRSAIVQALWQYVKTNRLQDSHDKEYINGDKYFQQIFDCPRLKFSEIPQRLTALLLPPDPIVINHVISVDPSDQKKTACYDIDVEVEEPLKGQMSSFLLSTANQQEISALDSKIHETIESINQLKIQRDFMLSFSRDPKGYVQDLLRSQSRDLKVMTDVAGNPEEERRAEFYHQPWSQEAVSRYFYCKIQQRRQELEQSLVVRNT